The DNA segment TTCCTTGACCACCTCGCGTTCGCCGTCGACGAACCGCCAGACGCCGACCTCCTCGGGGAGCCGGTTGAGGTGGGCGCGGGTGACGTAGCTCTCCGTCGCGAGCACCACCTCGTCGACCAGCCCGAGGCTCACGTCGAAACGAAGCTGGCGCTCGAGGTCGCCCGGGTTCGAGAGGTCGGGCTTGTTCTCGATCGCCGTAATCGTCGAGAACCAGTCGGGATATCTCGTCGCTCGGCGGACGAACTCGCGTCCGTCGCGGCGCTCGCGTTCGAAGAAGCCGATCTCGACGGCGCGGTCGACGGCCTCGCGCGCCCAGTCGGGGTCGGCGTCGAGGGCGTCCCGCCAGTAGCGCGCCCGTCCGGTTCCGACGTCGGACTCGATCGCGAGTCCGGGGATCGAGTCGGCGGTGATCGCCGCCCGCTCGTCGAACTCGGGGCCGGGCTCGAGGCGGACGACGTCGAGGATCCGGCTTCCGGGGGAGCGGACCGCGCCGCCAAGCTGTCGGGCGACGATCCCACCCTCGCGCTCGAGGCGGGCACAGAGGGACAGCTCGAAGGCGAACTCGCGCACGGGTTCGGTAGGCGTTCGAGCGACAAAAGCCCGCCGTGGAGCGACAGGTCTAACCGCTCGCTTTCGAAGTAGGGGGTATGCACCAGCCATCTCGACGAACGTTCCTCGCGGCCGCCTCCGCCGGCGTCGCGGGGCTCGCCGGCTGTCTCGGCGGTGGCGGCGGCGAGAGCGAGGGACGCGACTGCTCGGACGAGCAGCGGAGCGTCGAGGTGCCGGCCGCGGGCGACCCCGACAGCGACGTGACCGTCGCGGCCTACGAGGACTTCGCGTGTCCCGGCTGTCGGGAGTACGTCCTGAACGTCCTTCCGCGGATCGAGGACGAGTACGTCGAGCCCGGGGAGATCGCCTACGAGCATCGCGATCTCCCGATACCGGTCGACGAGGAGTGGTCCTGGAAGGTGCCCAACGCCGCCCTCGTCGTCTTCGAGGAGGCGGGACAGGAGGCGTACTACGAGTTCATCCCGAACGCCTACCAGCACCAGGGCGACTACTCCGAGGAGACGGTCGTCGACGTCGCCACGGATCTCGGCGCCGACGAGAGCGCCGTCAGGGACGCTCTCGAGTCGGAACCGTTCTGCGAGCAGCTCAACGAGAGCCGCTCGGCGGCGCTGGATCGCGGCGTCGAGGCCACCCCGACGGTGTTCGTCAACGACCAGCAGTTGGAGTCACCCGACGAGCAGGAGCTCCGCGAGGCGATCGAGGCGGAGCTGGGCTGATCCGACCGGCCAACCAACGAGGCTAACTGTTCGCCCACCCGAGCGAGCGTATGGACCGGCGTACGTATCTCCGCGGGGCCGCCGTGACCGGGGCGGCGCTCGTCGCCGGCTGTCTGGGGCGGGCCGACGACGAGACCGTCCTCGACGAGCCCGACGACCAGGGTACCGACAGCGAGAACCTGCCCTACCCCGCCTACGGCGAGACGTTTCCCGAGTCGACGCTGCCCGATCCGCTCCGCGACCGGGAGGTCTCGACCGCGGAGTTCGAGGGCGAGCGGGTCGTCCTGATGACGTTCCTCTTCACCCGCTGTCCCGACGGCGTCTGCCCGGCGCTCACGCAGGTGCTCCGCCACGCGCAGGCCGACGCGATCGAGAACGACTACGCCGACGAGGTCGCGCTGCTCGCGACCACCTTCGACGTCGAACGCGACACCCCCGAGGTGCTCCGCGAGTACGGCGAGGCCCAGGGCGTCGACTACGAGGCCGAGAACTGGCACTTCCTGCGTCCCGAGAGCGAGGAGCGCGCCCGCGAGGTCGTCACGGAGACCTACGGGGTCGAGTATCAGCGCGTCGACCCCGAACAGCTCGAGGGCGACCACTCGGACCACGAGATGGGCGAGTACAGCTTCAACCACTACCCGATCACCTACCTCGTCAACCGCGAGGGCTACGTCGAGCGCGCCTACGCCGGGGTGCCCGAGACCTCGCGCGTCGTCGAGGACGTCGGGACAGTCGCCGACGGCTGATGCGTCGGCGTGATCTCCTCGCGGGCGCCGCGAGCGCGGGCGTGGTCGGGGTCGGCGCGTGGGCGGTCACCGCCGGATCGCTCGGTAGCGGTCACGAGCCGGTGACCCTCGAGACGATCGAGGTTCCCGGGAGCGAGTCCGGCGAGGTCCGGGTGCCCGAACCCGGGAGGGTGAGCTTCCTCGACTTCTTCGGCACGTGGTGTGGCCCCTGTGAGACACAGATGCCCGCGCTCGCGGCGGCCCACGGCCGGGTCGAGGGGACGGACGTCCAGTTTCTCTCGATCACGAACGAACCGATCGGTCGGACCCTCTCCCGGGAGGAGGTCGCGGCGTGGTGGGCGGAACACGATGGCGCCTGGACCGTCGCCCACGACGCGGACCACCGGCTCACCGAACGCCACGACGTGACCCGGCTGCCGACCGCCGTGGTGCTCGACGGCGAGAACAGCGTCACGTGGTCGCACGTCGGGATCGCCGAGGCCGACGAACTGGTCTCGGCGATCGAGGACGCCCGCTGACGCGATGGTCGCCCTCGAACTCCTCGGAACGACGGCGTTCGCGTTCGGGGCCGGGGTCGCGACCTTCTTCTCGCCGTGTGCGTACCCCTTGTTGCCCGGCTACGTCGGCTACTACGTCTCCCGGGCCGACGCCGACGCGAACCCCGTCGGCGGCGCGCTGGTGAGGGGGCTGGCCGCCGGCACCGGCGTGCTGGCGGTCTTCGGTACGCTCGCGGCGCTCGCGCTCGCGGTCGGCCAGGCCGGCTTCGAACGGCTCGTGTTGCTCGAGCCGCTCGTTGGCGCGGCGCTGGTGGCCTTCGGCCTGCTCGTAGCCCTCGATCGGGCCCCCTCGTTCCGGGTCGCCCTGCCCGAGCGTCGAACGAGCGTCCTCGGCTTCGGAGTGTTCGGCGCGGTCTACGCGCTCGCGGCCGCCGGCTGTGTCGTGCCGATCGTGCTCGGGGTGTTCCTGCGGGCGATCGCCGCGCCGCCGCTGGAGACGGCGCTCGTGATGGGCGCGTACGCGGGCGGCGTGAGCCTGCTGATGGTGGCGACGACCGTCGCGACCGGCGTCGGCGTGGCGCTCGGCACGGCGCGGTTCGTCGGTTACGGCGCCCGGCTGACGCGGCTCGCCGGCGCGGTCATGGTGCTCGCCGGACTCGGCCAGCTGTATCTCTCGGTGTTCGTCCTCGAGGTGCTCTGAGCCGGTCAGCGATCGAGGACGAGAAGCGACGAACACCAGCACGCCGACGAGCGAGAGGGGTTGCGTCTACATCCCGTTCCGCACTCGTCGGACGGGGGCCATCCCCCTCTCGGTCCGTTCGTTCGGCCCGACCGGCCCGCGGTTACGACGCACTCGCCTCTCGAACCGGAAGCGTCTTGGGCCCGAGACGGGTGGCTACACGACGATCCGAATGGAGCCCGAACGATCGATCGGTCGTCGCCGATTCGTCTCGCGCGCCGGTGTGCTCTGTCTCCTCGCGCTCGCGGGCTGTACGGACGACGGCGAGGACGGCGGTGACGAGAACGCCGACACCGAGGTCACCGCGACGGAGGACGGCAACGGGGAGAACGGAACGGAGGAGGGGATCGAGGCGGGTGACGAGAACGAGACGGAGGCCGTAGAGGAGGAGCCGCCGGTCCCGGAGATCGAGGGGGCGAACGTCTTCGTCGAGGTCGTCGACGAGGAGGGGGTCCCGGTCCCCGGCGCGACGGTCACCGTCACCGGCGGCACGTACGACGGGGCGACGTTCGAGACCGACGCCGGCGGCGGCGTGATCCTGCAGGACGTCGAGCCGGGCGAGTACGTGATCGCCGCGACGACCGACGCGGGCGAGGACGAGCGGGCGGTCTCGATCGAGGAGGAGGAGGACGCGCACGTCACCCTGACGGTTCCGACCCCGAGAGCGGCGGACAACGAGAGCGACGGGGGGAACGAAACCGAGGACGACGCCTGACTCGTCGACCGAACTGCCCGTCGATCCGAGCGGGACCTGCGGCCGGTTCGGCTCTCGAGGGAGCCTCGACGGGCCGGCCGAGGGACGCGACGGTCGTCCCCGCGGTGAGGGATTTAATGACACGATCGGGACGTTCGTCCGCCGGAGGCAGGTGAGAACAGTAGGTTTATCAAGCGTTCGAGGCAAGGGTGAGCAAATTACTCCATGGAGGCAACCTTGACGACACAAACGCAACAACCGGAGGTGAACATCGGACTCGTCGGCCACGTCGACCACGGGAAGACGACGCTCGTGCAGGCGCTTTCCGGGTCGTGGACCGACCAGCACTCGGAGGAGATGAAGCGCGGTATCTCGATCCGGCTGGGATACGCCGACGCGACGCTCCGGCGCTGTCCGGGCGTCGAGGAGCCCGGGTGTTACACCATCGAGGAGACCTGCCCCGACGGCAGCGAGAGCGAGGTCCTTCGGACGGTGTCGTTCGTCGACGCGCCGGGCCACGAGACGCTGATGGCGACGATGCTCTCGGGCGCGTCGATCATGGACGGCGCCGTGCTGGTGGTGAGCGCCACCGAGGACGTCCCCCAGCCCCAGACCGAGGAACACCTGATGGCGCTCGACATCATCGGAATCGAGAACATCGTCATCGCCCAGAACAAGGTCGACCTCGTCGACCGCGAACGCGCAGAGCAGAACCACCAGCAGATCCAGGAGTTCGTCTCGGGAACGGTCGCGGAGGACGCCCCGATCGTCCCGATCAGTGCCCAGCAGGAGGTCAACATCGACCTGCTGATCAACGCGCTCGAGGAGGAGATCCCCACGCCCGAGCGCAACCCCGGCGCCGACACCCGGATGCACGTCGCGCGGAGCTTCGACATCAACCGTCCGGGAACGACCTGGCAGGACCTCACCGGCGGCGTGATCGGCGGCAGCCTCGTCTCCGGCCGCCTGACGGTCGAGGACGAACTCGAGATCCGCCCCGGCCGCGAGGTCGAGGAGGGCGGCCAGTCGGAGTGGCAGTCGATCCACACCGACGTCCGGTCGGTGCAGGCCGGCGGCACCCAGGTCGACGAGGCCACCCCCGGCGGCCTGCTCGGCGTCGGCACCGGCCTCGATCCGAGCCTGACGAAGGGCGACGCGCTCGCGGGCCAGATCGCGGGCACGCCCGGCACGCTCCCGCCCACCTGGGAGTCGTTCACCATGGACGTCGACCTCCTCGAGCGCATCGTCGGCGCCGAGGAGGGCGAGACCGTCGAGGAGATCAGCACGGGCGAGCCGCTGATGATGACGATCGGCACCGCCACGACCGTCGGCGCGGTCACGAGCGCCCGCGAGGGCGAGTGTGAGGTCAGCCTCAAGCGACCCGTCTGTGCGCCGGACGGCGCGAAGATCGCGATCAACCGCCGGGTCGGGACGCGCTGGCGGCTCATCGGCATCGGGACGCTGAAGGAGTAGATGGGCGCGGTCTGTATGGACACCAACGCGCTGATGATGCCGATCGAATCCGGCGTGCGCGTGTTCGAGGAGCTCGAACGCCTCGTCCCCGAGGCCGAGCCGGTCGCACCCGAGGCGGTGGTCCGCGAACTTCGCGGACTGGCCGGGGGCGCCGGCGAGGAGGCGGTCGCCGCGAGCGTCGGACTCGACCTCGTACGCGAACACTGTCGGATCGTCGAGAGCCGGGAATCACACGCTGACGACGCCATCGTCTCGCTCGCCGCCGCGGGCGAGTTCGCGTACGTCGTCACGAACGACGGCCCGCTGCGCGGGCGCCTGCTCGACGCCGGCGTTCCAGTAATTGGTTTAAGGGGCCGGAACAAACTCGAAGTCACTCAACCATAACATGTACAAACGGGTTACACTCAAGGACACGGTCGAGGTGCCGCCGGAGAAGCTGGCGGACGTCTCGACCGACATGGTCCGCAAGCTGCTTCAGGACAAGCTCGAGGGTCGTATGGACGCGGGCGTCGGGTCGGTCGTCTCGGTCGTCGACGTTCGGGACATCGGGACGGGTGCCGTCCTCCCCAACCGACCCGGCGTCTACTACGAGGCGGAGTTCGACGCCGTCACGTTCGACCCCGAGATGCAGGAGGTGATCGACGGAACGGTCGTAGAAGTCGTCGAGTTCGGCGCGTTCATCGGGATCGGCCCCGTCGACGGGCTGTTGCACGTCTCGCAGATCTCCGACGAGTATCTCTCCTACGACGCCGAGAACCAGCAGCTCGCCTCGACGGAATCGAACCGAACGCTGGGCGTCGACGACGCCGTGCGCGCCCGGATCGTCACCAAGAGCATCGACGAGCGAAACCCTCGGGACTCGAAGATCGGGCTTACGGCCAAACAACCCGGCCTCGGCAAGCACGGCTGGCTCGAGGAGGAACGCGAGAGACGCCAGCAGGCGGCGGGTGACGACTAGATGGCGCGGACCCGACTCGTCTGTCGTGACTGCCATCGGGTGCTCGACCCCGACGTCAACACCTGTCCCAACTGCGGATCGACCTCGCTCACCGAGGACTGGGCCGGCTACGTCGTCATCGCCCACCCCGAGGAGAGCGAGATCGCAAAGGAGATGCAGGTGACCGAACCCGGCGAGTACGCGCTGAAGGTCCGGTGATGGGCGCCGGCGGCTCCGATCCCGACGCCGACCCGGAGGCTGCGGTCGTCCTCTCGCTGCCCGACTCCCTCCGGGGGGCGTTCAAGGACCCGCTGGGACCGATCGAGACCGACGCCGAACGCCTGGCCGGCGACGTCGTCGGCCCGCTCGTGACGGTCGGCGACGTCGTCACCTACCACTTCGAGCGGATCGGCCACACCCCGGACGTCGCGGTGGTCGACGGGCTCACCGAGCGCGATGCGGTCGACGACGACGTCGCCCGGACGCTCGAGGCGAGCGACGCCCGTCCGCGGGAGGCGACCAACCCAGCGGCGACCCTCTCGGCGTCGATACTCCGGACCCTTCGGGCTGCGATGGAGGCGCCCGAGCCGACCGTGATCGACGTCGACGGCGAGGAGGACCTCGTGACGCTGCCCGCGATCGCGATCGCGCCCGAGGGCGCGAGCGTCGTCTACGGTCAGCCCGGCGAGGGAATGGTCCACGTACGGGTGGACGAGGACGTCCGCGAGCGGGCGCGGGGGCTGCTCGATCAGATGGACGGCGATCGAGAGCGGGCGTGGGAACTGCTGGAAGGATGACGTCCCCGTAGGCGGTTCCGAGGACGATTCGGATCGTATGCCGGCGTCGTCACGGACGCCGACCGTGAGGAGATCGCACTCAGTGACTGCAGGGAATCAGCACCGCCCGGACGGGGAGGAACGCGACGACGGGGAGCCGACGGGCCGGACCGTCACGTTCGACCGTCACGGGGTTCGTGCTGGCTTTCTCACGACGCTCCCGATCGCCGTCGGAGTCGGCGGCTACGGGATCGCCTTCGGCGTGCTCGCCGCCCGGGCCGGACTGAGCGCCGCGGAGGCGGCGCTGATGAGCGCGACCGTCGTCGCGGGCGCCTCCCAGATCGTCGCCGTCGAACTCTGGGCCGAGCCGATCCCGATCGCGACGATCCTGCTCGCGACGTTCGCGATCAACCTCCGCTACTCGCTGATGGGCGCGGCGCTCCAGCCGTGGTTCAGCCAGCTCTCGGCGAAGCAGGCCTACGGTAGCCTCTTTCTCATGGCCGACGAGAACTGGGCGCTGACGATGCGCGATCTCAGGTCGGGCAGCGGCCGGGGGGCGTTCCTCCTCGGGAGTGGCATCGCCGTCTGGACGTTCTGGGTCGGCTCGACGGTCCTCGGAACGATCGCCGGCGGGGTGATCGGCGATCCCGCGGTCTACGGCATCGACTTCATCCTGGCGGCCGTCTTCGTCGCGCTCGCGGCCGAACTCTGGAAGGGTCGTTCGTCGCTCGTCCCCTGGACCGTCGCGCTCGTGACCGCGCTGCTCGCGGCCGAACTCCTCCCTGGCCAGTGGTACATCCTCGCCGGTGGAGCGGTCGCCGGCGCCGTCGAGGTGATCCGCTACGATGAGTGAAGCATTATCGCTCGACCCGCTCGTCGTCGGCGTCGTGCTCGCGATGGCCGTCGTGACGTTCGTCACGAAGGTCGGCGGGCTGTGGCTGCTCAGCCGATTCGAGGTGAGCGATCGGCTCGAGAGCGGTATCTCCGTGCTTCCCGGCGCGATCGTGATCGCGATCCTCGGACCGGAACTCGCCGAAGGCGGTCCGGCGGAGTGGGCCGCGGCGGGCCTCACGCTGCTGGTGATGTGGCGAACGGGGAACATCCTGCTCGCGCTGATCGCCGGCGTGGTCGGCGTCGTGGCATTCAGGGCGCTCGCATAGTCGGGCCCGGGGCTACCGATCGACGTTTCAGGATCCCGCCAGGAAACGGGTGATGTCGATACCGGATCGCCCTCCGACCCGAACTCAGATCTCGTTGAGCTTCCGCAGGAGCTGACCCTCGTACTCCTCGTCGCTCTGGATCCCCTTCATCTCGAGGACGTTCCGTTCGAGCTTATCGAGCGCGACGTGGAAGGCGGCGTCGGCGCCGTAGCCCTCGCCGCTTCCGGCGACCTGTCCGCGGTTGGTCCGAACGCGGATCTGACACTGGATCAGCGGCGTCCCGCGGAGCTTCTCCTTGTGTTTCTGGAAGCGAACGTGGGCGTGGTGGACCTGCATCTCGCGGTACTTGTCGGTGACCCGGGCGATGTCCGTGCGGATGTCCTCCCGGGAGATGGCGTCGAGCAGGTCGATGTTGGTGATCTGGACGTCCATCGCCTCCTCCTCGGTGAACGTGAGCGCACGAAGCACGTCCGTCTTGGTGACGACGCCGCCGACCTGGCGGTCGTTCGCGTCGAGCGTGACGACCAGCCCGTTGTAGTCGTCGTCGAACATCCGCGAGACGGCGGCGCTGACGGCCTCCTCGGGATCGGCGGTCCCGACGGGGCTGTTCATCACGTCGTAGACCGGAATGTCGAGGATCCGTTCGATGTCGCCCGCCCGGTCGCCGACGGTCGCCTTGTCCATGTCCCGGATGATGACGTCACGGAGGTCGTGAGTCGTGACGATGCCCTCGAGCCGGCCGTCGTCCGAGAGCACCGGCAGCCGGGAGATGCCGTGTTCGCGAAGCATGTTGATCGCCTGCCCGACCGTGGTGTCGCGGTTGACCGTGACGACGTCCTCGGTGTAGATCTGCTCGACGGTGATCGCGTCGAGGTGTTCGAGCACCGCCTCGAGGATGGCGTCGGCGGTGATGAGACCCGAGAGATCCTCGCCGTTGAAGACGGGCGCGGCCTTGGTGCCGCCCTCGACGAGCATCCGCGCGACCTCGCGGATGTCCTCGGCGCGGTCGATACGCGGTGCCGAGCGCATGAACGCCGAGGCCTTCGTGTTGTCTTCGACGTGGGACTGGAGGATCTGGCGCTCGGTCACGATCCCCGCGTACTCGCCGTCGTCGGTGATCACAATCGCCTTGGGGTTCGATTCCTCGAAGGCGGCCCGGATCTTCCCGAAGCGTTCGCCGACGTCGGCCTCGGTGTAGTCGGTAGTCGCAATATCAGCGATATCCATCGTAACGGTCTCACTTCATCGTCCTCCGTAATCAACGTTAGTCATTCCCACGGTATCTCCGCCACCGTTTAGGCGGTTCCGACCCTCGACCGGAGCATGCGACCCGACAT comes from the Halalkalicoccus sp. CG83 genome and includes:
- a CDS encoding carboxypeptidase-like regulatory domain-containing protein, which encodes MEPERSIGRRRFVSRAGVLCLLALAGCTDDGEDGGDENADTEVTATEDGNGENGTEEGIEAGDENETEAVEEEPPVPEIEGANVFVEVVDEEGVPVPGATVTVTGGTYDGATFETDAGGGVILQDVEPGEYVIAATTDAGEDERAVSIEEEEDAHVTLTVPTPRAADNESDGGNETEDDA
- a CDS encoding TlpA family protein disulfide reductase, producing MRRRDLLAGAASAGVVGVGAWAVTAGSLGSGHEPVTLETIEVPGSESGEVRVPEPGRVSFLDFFGTWCGPCETQMPALAAAHGRVEGTDVQFLSITNEPIGRTLSREEVAAWWAEHDGAWTVAHDADHRLTERHDVTRLPTAVVLDGENSVTWSHVGIAEADELVSAIEDAR
- a CDS encoding cytochrome c biogenesis CcdA family protein — translated: MVALELLGTTAFAFGAGVATFFSPCAYPLLPGYVGYYVSRADADANPVGGALVRGLAAGTGVLAVFGTLAALALAVGQAGFERLVLLEPLVGAALVAFGLLVALDRAPSFRVALPERRTSVLGFGVFGAVYALAAAGCVVPIVLGVFLRAIAAPPLETALVMGAYAGGVSLLMVATTVATGVGVALGTARFVGYGARLTRLAGAVMVLAGLGQLYLSVFVLEVL
- a CDS encoding translation initiation factor IF-2 subunit gamma, whose protein sequence is MEATLTTQTQQPEVNIGLVGHVDHGKTTLVQALSGSWTDQHSEEMKRGISIRLGYADATLRRCPGVEEPGCYTIEETCPDGSESEVLRTVSFVDAPGHETLMATMLSGASIMDGAVLVVSATEDVPQPQTEEHLMALDIIGIENIVIAQNKVDLVDRERAEQNHQQIQEFVSGTVAEDAPIVPISAQQEVNIDLLINALEEEIPTPERNPGADTRMHVARSFDINRPGTTWQDLTGGVIGGSLVSGRLTVEDELEIRPGREVEEGGQSEWQSIHTDVRSVQAGGTQVDEATPGGLLGVGTGLDPSLTKGDALAGQIAGTPGTLPPTWESFTMDVDLLERIVGAEEGETVEEISTGEPLMMTIGTATTVGAVTSAREGECEVSLKRPVCAPDGAKIAINRRVGTRWRLIGIGTLKE
- a CDS encoding SCO family protein, whose translation is MDRRTYLRGAAVTGAALVAGCLGRADDETVLDEPDDQGTDSENLPYPAYGETFPESTLPDPLRDREVSTAEFEGERVVLMTFLFTRCPDGVCPALTQVLRHAQADAIENDYADEVALLATTFDVERDTPEVLREYGEAQGVDYEAENWHFLRPESEERAREVVTETYGVEYQRVDPEQLEGDHSDHEMGEYSFNHYPITYLVNREGYVERAYAGVPETSRVVEDVGTVADG
- a CDS encoding DNA-directed RNA polymerase, producing MYKRVTLKDTVEVPPEKLADVSTDMVRKLLQDKLEGRMDAGVGSVVSVVDVRDIGTGAVLPNRPGVYYEAEFDAVTFDPEMQEVIDGTVVEVVEFGAFIGIGPVDGLLHVSQISDEYLSYDAENQQLASTESNRTLGVDDAVRARIVTKSIDERNPRDSKIGLTAKQPGLGKHGWLEEERERRQQAAGDD
- a CDS encoding GTP-dependent dephospho-CoA kinase family protein: MGAGGSDPDADPEAAVVLSLPDSLRGAFKDPLGPIETDAERLAGDVVGPLVTVGDVVTYHFERIGHTPDVAVVDGLTERDAVDDDVARTLEASDARPREATNPAATLSASILRTLRAAMEAPEPTVIDVDGEEDLVTLPAIAIAPEGASVVYGQPGEGMVHVRVDEDVRERARGLLDQMDGDRERAWELLEG
- a CDS encoding AzlC family ABC transporter permease, whose product is MTAGNQHRPDGEERDDGEPTGRTVTFDRHGVRAGFLTTLPIAVGVGGYGIAFGVLAARAGLSAAEAALMSATVVAGASQIVAVELWAEPIPIATILLATFAINLRYSLMGAALQPWFSQLSAKQAYGSLFLMADENWALTMRDLRSGSGRGAFLLGSGIAVWTFWVGSTVLGTIAGGVIGDPAVYGIDFILAAVFVALAAELWKGRSSLVPWTVALVTALLAAELLPGQWYILAGGAVAGAVEVIRYDE
- a CDS encoding DUF5787 family protein → MREFAFELSLCARLEREGGIVARQLGGAVRSPGSRILDVVRLEPGPEFDERAAITADSIPGLAIESDVGTGRARYWRDALDADPDWAREAVDRAVEIGFFERERRDGREFVRRATRYPDWFSTITAIENKPDLSNPGDLERQLRFDVSLGLVDEVVLATESYVTRAHLNRLPEEVGVWRFVDGEREVVKEPTRLSSEGWGVELGERRPLRTDVSFVSPAAKARKRRRIAERAYGRGWRVGPPTCANAAIGEVAGASVPYCSYYDRIVDPGGCGPSCPGYESGEAPEVDPEAERDRRTPWVRNPTGRRRRQVGLDWF
- a CDS encoding twitching motility protein PilT, whose protein sequence is MGAVCMDTNALMMPIESGVRVFEELERLVPEAEPVAPEAVVRELRGLAGGAGEEAVAASVGLDLVREHCRIVESRESHADDAIVSLAAAGEFAYVVTNDGPLRGRLLDAGVPVIGLRGRNKLEVTQP
- a CDS encoding CBS domain-containing protein, whose protein sequence is MDIADIATTDYTEADVGERFGKIRAAFEESNPKAIVITDDGEYAGIVTERQILQSHVEDNTKASAFMRSAPRIDRAEDIREVARMLVEGGTKAAPVFNGEDLSGLITADAILEAVLEHLDAITVEQIYTEDVVTVNRDTTVGQAINMLREHGISRLPVLSDDGRLEGIVTTHDLRDVIIRDMDKATVGDRAGDIERILDIPVYDVMNSPVGTADPEEAVSAAVSRMFDDDYNGLVVTLDANDRQVGGVVTKTDVLRALTFTEEEAMDVQITNIDLLDAISREDIRTDIARVTDKYREMQVHHAHVRFQKHKEKLRGTPLIQCQIRVRTNRGQVAGSGEGYGADAAFHVALDKLERNVLEMKGIQSDEEYEGQLLRKLNEI
- the spt4 gene encoding transcription elongation factor subunit Spt4, which codes for MARTRLVCRDCHRVLDPDVNTCPNCGSTSLTEDWAGYVVIAHPEESEIAKEMQVTEPGEYALKVR
- a CDS encoding AzlD family protein, whose product is MSEALSLDPLVVGVVLAMAVVTFVTKVGGLWLLSRFEVSDRLESGISVLPGAIVIAILGPELAEGGPAEWAAAGLTLLVMWRTGNILLALIAGVVGVVAFRALA
- a CDS encoding DsbA family protein, producing the protein MHQPSRRTFLAAASAGVAGLAGCLGGGGGESEGRDCSDEQRSVEVPAAGDPDSDVTVAAYEDFACPGCREYVLNVLPRIEDEYVEPGEIAYEHRDLPIPVDEEWSWKVPNAALVVFEEAGQEAYYEFIPNAYQHQGDYSEETVVDVATDLGADESAVRDALESEPFCEQLNESRSAALDRGVEATPTVFVNDQQLESPDEQELREAIEAELG